Within Paenibacillus sp. RUD330, the genomic segment GGCGATGAGCAGGTAGTTCAGATGGCCGAGCACATTCATGGACGGTCCCATGAGGCCGGAGATGATTTGGGCTTTGACGCCCGCCGTTCTCAGCCTGCCGTTCATCTCGCCGAACTCCTGCTCCGCACGCTCTTCCTGATTGAACAGCGTGACGATCCGCCTTCCGGAGACGGTCTCCTCCGTGTAGCCGTTGATGGCGCCCAGCTCCAGCTGCTGCAGCCGGAACTGCTTCTTCGTCGCGGCGCCTATGCGCCTGGATGCGAGGAATATCAGAGGAACCGTCGATATGGCGATCACAGTCAGCACCGGCTGCAGCCAGATCATGACCGCGAAGCTGCCGACGATCGAGAGCACGCTCGACAGCAGCTGCACCAGGCTTTGGTTCAACGTATTGGATACGTTCTCGATGTCGTTGGTCGCCCGGCTCATGAGGTCGCCTTGCTTTTTGCCGGTAAAATAGCGCAGGGGCAGATTCTGGATATGGCCGAACAGATCGCCTCTCATCTTCCAGACCGTTCTCTGGGACACCGAAGCGAGCAGGCGCGCTTGAATCCAGGCGACAAAAGCGGATGCCGCATAAACGGAGGCCAGCAGCAGGCAGGCCCGCGCAAGGCCCGCCCTCTCCTTCGGAATGATGAAGCCGTCGATGGCTCGCCCGAGCAGATAAGGACCGGCAAGCGTCAAGGCGGAAGCGGCGATCGTGAAGACGGCAATGAAGAGAAGGGAACGATGTTGTCCCTTCAGATAGGAACCGACCCTCTTGAGAGGGGATGGGGGCTTGGACATGACGTCACGCTCCTTGCTGGGAGTCGGCCAGCTGCCGGTACAGGACGCTGCTGGCGAGAAGCTCCTCATGGCTGCCGACTGCGGTCAATTTTCCATTTTCGAGAACCGCGATGCGGTCCATTCCCGCCAGCGCCGAGATGCGCTGCGAGATGACGATCAGGGTCGTATCGTCCCTTCGTTCCAGCTTCTCTCTCAGCCTGGCGTCCGTCGAGGCGTCCAGCGCGCTCGAGCTGTCATCCAGAATGAGGATATCCGGCTGCAGGAGCAGCGTACGGGCGATAGCCACCCGCTGCTTCTGTCCGCCGCTGAGGTTCACGCCGCGCTGCCCGAGCATCGCCTCATATCGTTCAGGAATCGCATCGATGAAGGCCTTGGCCTGCGCATCGACGGCAGCCGCTTCGATGGCATCGTCAGCCGCGCCTGGACAGCCGTAGGCGATATTGTCGCGGATGGAGCCGCTGAACAGATGCGCTTGCTGCAGGACGATTCCAACCCGCTTCCGAAGCTCTCCGCGCTCCCACTGCTTCAATGGAAGTCCATCCAGCAGCACTTCGCCCTCGGTGGGCTCCAGCAAGCCGGCCATCAGCCCTGCAAGCGTGGACTTGCCCGCTCCGTTGATGCCGGCAATGCCGATCCGTTCTCCTTCGCGGACGGACAGATCGATTCCTGCCAGCGCAGCCGGCTGCGGACGCCCATCCCTATCCGGATACCGATACCCCGCCCCACGAAGCTCCAGGCAAGACTCTTCTCTTCCGGTCCTCGCCGGAATCACGGTCTCTTGGGCGGATGCCGACTTGTTCGTTTCCGCCTCCAGCACCTCCCGGATTCTCCGCGCGGATGCCTGAGCCCGGCCGATCGTCATGAGATGGTTGCCGAGGTTCATCGTGGCGAACAGAAGCTGGCTGATATAGGTCAAGAATGCGGCCAGCTCACCGGGCTGCAGGCCGCCGCTGCGGGTCAGCGCCCCGCCGTACCAGAGCGCCGCCACCGTGCTGAAATTCAGCACGATGGCGAGCAGCGGACCGTTGAGCGCGGCAAGCCGGGCCGCGCGCAGGCTCGCATCCAGGAAGCGGTTGTTGGCGGCGCCGAACCGCTCCCGCTCGTGAGCGGCGCGCACGAACGCCTTGACGACCCGGATGCCGGACAGATTCTCTTGCAGAATCGCGTTGACCCGATCCATCGCTCTCTGCACCGATCCGAACAGCGGAACCGAGCGGCGGGTCGTGAATGCCAGCAGCAGCGCGAGCAGCGGAATCATGACGATCAGCACGAGGGACAGCCTCGGGCTGATGACGATGCACATGACGATGCTGCCGGCAACAATGAACACGCTGCGGGCAAGCATCCGCAGCGCCACAAGGATGACCTGCTGCAGCTGGGCGATGTCACCGGTGAGCCGGG encodes:
- a CDS encoding ABC transporter ATP-binding protein, whose amino-acid sequence is MIKLLSAKLAPYRWAAVAAPLFMLLEVAMDLLQPTFMAAIVDQGIMKSDPSQVLRTAPYMLGAALVGLAGGVLCTVYSTLASQNAGHDLRASLYGKVQRLGLDTVDRFGTGSLMTRLTGDIAQLQQVILVALRMLARSVFIVAGSIVMCIVISPRLSLVLIVMIPLLALLLAFTTRRSVPLFGSVQRAMDRVNAILQENLSGIRVVKAFVRAAHERERFGAANNRFLDASLRAARLAALNGPLLAIVLNFSTVAALWYGGALTRSGGLQPGELAAFLTYISQLLFATMNLGNHLMTIGRAQASARRIREVLEAETNKSASAQETVIPARTGREESCLELRGAGYRYPDRDGRPQPAALAGIDLSVREGERIGIAGINGAGKSTLAGLMAGLLEPTEGEVLLDGLPLKQWERGELRKRVGIVLQQAHLFSGSIRDNIAYGCPGAADDAIEAAAVDAQAKAFIDAIPERYEAMLGQRGVNLSGGQKQRVAIARTLLLQPDILILDDSSSALDASTDARLREKLERRDDTTLIVISQRISALAGMDRIAVLENGKLTAVGSHEELLASSVLYRQLADSQQGA